One region of Vicinamibacterales bacterium genomic DNA includes:
- a CDS encoding GNAT family N-acetyltransferase yields the protein MRAVRTYLEMTDPADLEAVAAPEGELSVERVADPAPALWRFLYTGVGGEHNWVDRLAWSDEDVRRYFADPALELWVLTEAGQSGGYFELRTDGDGGVEIAYFGLLPAFVGRGLGKFLLARAVECAWARGASRVWLHTSSLDHTSALPNYLARGFRVWKQEIYEV from the coding sequence GTGCGAGCGGTACGGACCTATCTCGAGATGACCGACCCGGCCGACCTCGAGGCGGTTGCTGCGCCCGAAGGGGAGCTGTCGGTCGAACGGGTGGCGGATCCGGCCCCCGCGCTCTGGCGCTTCCTCTATACCGGGGTCGGCGGGGAGCACAACTGGGTGGACCGTCTGGCCTGGAGCGACGAGGACGTTCGACGCTACTTCGCGGATCCTGCGCTCGAACTCTGGGTGCTGACCGAGGCCGGGCAGTCCGGCGGCTACTTCGAGCTGCGCACGGATGGCGACGGCGGCGTCGAGATTGCCTACTTCGGGTTGCTGCCGGCGTTCGTCGGACGCGGACTCGGGAAATTTCTGCTCGCCCGTGCGGTGGAATGCGCGTGGGCGCGCGGCGCGTCGCGCGTGTGGCTGCACACGTCTTCACTGGATCACACATCGGCGCTCCCGAATTACCTCGCGCGGGGCTTCCGCGTCTGGAAACAGGAGATCTACGAGGTGTAG